A single genomic interval of Helianthus annuus cultivar XRQ/B chromosome 13, HanXRQr2.0-SUNRISE, whole genome shotgun sequence harbors:
- the LOC118485925 gene encoding uncharacterized protein LOC118485925, with protein MAKVGELCGKTVSLRCQLPTEDQDALVTITCDEDLTNLIQEYDRTASLQSIKIRAFLSNPKKCSPAHSTASGSGTCGSSSSTGTPEASPKSPPLSVSNRCVYTSSKSPLNLPLCYNKSAGKVPCYAYRNSNRFCLVPNGSNWQ; from the coding sequence ATGGCGAAAGTCGGTGAATTGTGCGGGAAGACAGTGAGTTTGAGGTGTCAGTTGCCTACAGAAGATCAAGATGCTCTTGTTACCATAACATGTGATGAGGATTTGACGAATCTCATTCAGGAATATGATCGAACAGCTTCGCTGCAATCGATTAAAATCCGAGCATTTCTATCAAATCCGAAGAAATGCTCACCGGCTCATTCAACCGCTTCTGGGTCTGGTACTTGTGGATCTAGTTCCTCCACTGGTACACCCGAAGCATCACCGAAATCACCACCTCTGTCAGTCAGTAATCGGTGTGTGTATACGTCGTCAAAATCGCCTTTAAATCTTCCGTTGTGCTACAACAAATCAGCTGGAAAGGTTCCGTGCTACGCTTATCGAAATTCCAATAGGTTTTGCCTTGTTCCTAATGGGAGCAATTGGCAATAA
- the LOC110902332 gene encoding uncharacterized protein LOC110902332: MAKVGELCGKTVSLRCQLPTEDLDALVTITCDEDLTNLIQEYDRTASLQSIKIRAFLSNPKKCSPAHSTASGSGTCGSSSSTGTPEASPKSPPLSVSNRCVYTSSKSPLNLPLCYNKSAGKVPCYAYRNSNRFCLVPNGSNWQ; this comes from the coding sequence ATGGCGAAAGTCGGTGAATTGTGCGGGAAGACAGTGAGTTTGAGGTGTCAGTTGCCTACAGAAGATCTAGATGCTCTTGTTACCATAACATGTGATGAGGATTTGACGAATCTCATTCAGGAATATGATCGAACAGCTTCGCTGCAATCGATTAAAATCCGAGCATTTCTATCAAATCCGAAGAAATGCTCACCGGCTCATTCAACCGCTTCTGGGTCTGGTACTTGTGGATCTAGTTCCTCCACTGGTACACCCGAAGCATCACCGAAATCACCACCTCTGTCAGTCAGTAATCGGTGTGTGTATACGTCGTCAAAATCGCCTTTAAATCTTCCGTTGTGCTACAACAAATCAGCTGGAAAGGTTCCGTGCTACGCTTATCGAAATTCCAATAGGTTTTGCCTTGTTCCTAATGGGAGCAATTGGCAATAA